The DNA sequence TGCACCGGCATGACCCATCCGCTTGTCCGGTGGTGCGGTCTGACCCGCAATAAACCCGAATACCGGCTTGGTGACATATGATTTGACAAATTCGGCTGCCCGCTCCTCATCCGAACCACCGATTTCGCCGACGATGACAATCGCCTCGGTCTCCGGATCATCCTGAAACAGTTTCAGACAGTCAATAAAACTGGTGCCGATGACCGGGTCGCCGCCGATGCCGACAACGGTGGACTGGCCGAATTCACCGGTATTGGCGGCGATTTCGTAAGTCAGGGTGCCGGAGCGGGAGACGACACCGACAACGCCGGGTTTGAATGCGGTAGCAGGCATGATGCCGATCTTTGCCTTGCCGGGGGAAATTACGCCCGGGCAGTTGGGTCCGACAATCCGGACACCCCGGCTCCGGGCGACCGCAATTGCCCTGATCGCATCCAGTGTCGGCACACCTTCGGTGACACAGACTACCAGTTTGACACCAGCAAAGACCGCTTCCAGCAGGGCGTCGCCGGCAAACTGGGCGGGGACGAAGATAATTGAGGCGTCAGCGCCGGTCGCCCGGACCGCCTGCTCCACCGAATCAAATACCGGCACTCCTTCCACCTCCTGTCCCGCCTTACCCGGGGTGACACCGGCAACCACCTGAGTGCCGTATTCTCTCATCATCTTCGTATGAAAGGCGCCGTCTCTGCCGGTGATTCCCTGGACGAGCAGACGGGTGTTGTTGTCAATCAGGATGCTCATCTTCCCTCCTTTGCCTTGGTAACCGCGAGCCGGACCGCCTCCGCCATGGTGGTGGCAAAGAGAATCGGGCTGTTTTCTAGGAGCGAACATGCGCGGTCGGCATTGGTGCCGACGAGCCGGGCGATGACCGGCACCCGGATATCCGCCTGCTGGCGGGCGAGGAGGAGTCCCTGAGCGATGTCATCACAGCGGGTGATTCCGCCAAAGATGTTCACCAGAATCGCCTTCACATTCGGATCGGACAGGATGATGCGCATCGCCAGTGCCATCTTATCCGGTGAAGAAGAGCCGCCGACATCCAGAAAGTTAGCCGGTTCGCCGCCGTAGCGCTTGATCAGATCCATCGTTGCCATCGCCAGACCGGCACCATTGACAACACAGCCGACATTGCCCGAAAGCTTGATATAGGAGAGCCCCGCCTTCTTGGCTTCCACCTCGGCCGGTTCTTCGCTTGACAAATCTCGCAAGGCTTCGTTTTCCGGGTGGCGAAACAGGGCGTTGTCGTCAAAGTTGATCTTGGCGTCCAGGGCGAGCAGATTGCCGTTGCCGGCAAGCACGAGCGGATTGATCTCCACCAGTGAGCAGTCACGGTCAATAAACAGGCGGAACAGTTTCTGGGCAATGGCAGTAAACTGTTGTGCCAGTTTAGTGTCCTTTAACATCATCATCCCGGCGTTGCGTGCCTGAAATGGCAGCAGGCCGAGCAGGGGATCAATTGGCGTTTTGATGATCTTTTCCGGATTTGTCTTTGCCACCTCCTCAATCTCTACCCCGCCGGCCGCCGATGCGAGCAAAACAGGTGCACGAACGGAGCGGTCAATGGTGATTCCGAGGTAGTATTCGCTCTGGATCGCAACCGCTTCGGAAACTAAGACCCGCCGGACCTTAAGTCCCCTGATCGACATATTCAGGATACCGGCGGCAACGGTTTCCACCTCTTCCGGTGTTGCCGCCTTTTTCACACCTCCTGCCTTGCCCCTGCCACCAACCAGCACCTGTGCCTTGAGTACGACCGGCAAACCGAGTTCTTCAGCAATGGTTCGGGCTTCCGCTGGTGTAGCCGCTGTTTTTTCCCGGGGGACCGGGATGGTGTAAGCAGCGAAAATCTCCTTTGCCTGATATTCGTGGATTTTCATACGGTGTCTAATTTAGATGCCGGCGGGTAAAAGTCAATGATTTTGGAGGTGCGGGAAAACTTGACTGTTAATTAATTCCCGGTAAAACTTTACCAATGATGGATTTTGAAAAGGAGGAGCAATGCGCTGTGCCTTGAACCGGGAGCTGCTGACTGAGGCGCTGGGAACAGTAGTTTCGATTGTGCCCAGCCGTTCCACCTATCCAATATTCAACAATATCCTCCTGGAAATTGAGCAGGGCCGGCTGGCAATTACCGGAACTGATGGTGACAATGTGGTGCGTCAGGAGGTGAAACTCGAAGGCAAGAGTGAGAATGGAAGTGCGCTGGTTGATGGCAGAAGGCTGACAGAGCTGGTGCGGATGAGCAATGCCGAGACGATAACTCTGAAGACAGCCGAGACCAAGATTGCATTCGAATCGGGCAAAATGAAGGCAGAGCTGGTGCAGCTGGCACCGGAACAGTTTCCGGAACTGCCGAAACTGCCTCAGGAGATTCAGTTTGAATTTCCACTGGCAACGCTGTTTGAGATGTATGACATCTGCAGTTTTGCGGTCTCCCGGGATGATTCCCGTCCGGTGATGACCGCGATCAACTGGGAGGTGGGAAAGAGCGAATCCCGGATGGTGGCAACCGATGCGATCCGGCTGGCGTTTGTTTCCCGGAAGGTGAAGGTTCCGGTAAAGACAAAACTGCTGCTTGTGCCCAAGGCGGTGAATATTCTGCCCCGCGGGGAAGAGAAGGTTCAGGTCTATGCGGATCAGAAGATGGTCGGATTCAGACTGGAGAATACCATCTTGATTTCCCGCACAATCGAAGGTCCGTATCCGGATTATGAGCGGGTGATCCCGAAGAATATGCCGGCGAAGGCGGTGGTCAGCCGGGAGGCGCTGGTGGGTGCATTGCGCCGGGCAATGGTCATGGCACATCCGGTCAGCAAGCAGATCAGCATCGAGTTCACTGCCAAGAGCATGATTATCAGGGCGAGATGTGAGGAGACCGGTGATAGTGAAGAGGAACTGGATTGCAGTTACAAGGGGGATGAACTGACCGTCGGATTTAACGGCGGTTTTCTGCTGGATATTCTGAACCATATCGGCACCGAGGAATTGACGATTGAGCTGTCAACTCCGATGTCGCCGGTAATGCTCAAGCCGGTATCAGAAGAGCAGAACGGGGAAGAGCTGTTCATTATGATGCCGGTGCGGCTGGATTAGTCAGTCCGGTTTGCGGTTATTGTAACAAAAGGAGGGAGGTCGGCATGAAAGGAAAAACTGATTACCGGAAAAGTTTAGTTCCGGTCCTGATCGGTCTGGGGGGGATGGTGTTAGTTTCAGTGCTGATTGTCGGATGCCAACAGCACGACCCGAACTATTCCGAGCCGATGATCAATGGCTACCTTTACCGCGGTGAGTACTATAACTATGCGGTCGAATATGAACGGTATGTTGAGGTGTTTGACCCCAAGGGGTTGAGGATGGTGCCGGTGGTCAGGCTGAATAATGAGGAGCTGAAGCCCTATTATTACACCTGGACGAAGTACGGTTATGGAGACAGCATGCATTTTGCGGATAATCAGTCTTATGAGCTGGAGGTAATTCATTATTTTGGCAGGGCGGGTGCAAGAGTGACAATGCCGGGCAACTTTACTGTTGTCACACCCCCTGAAGGCTATATTCTGGATCTGGATTCCACGCTTAATATTCAGTGGACCAGATCTGCCGGTGCGGAATGGTACTGGGTGGAGATCGATGTCGATTATGACTACCGGGATACGCTCGGAGAGGAGGACAACTTCAGTCTCCGGCTGGATACAATGCTGCAGGATACCTCGCTGGTACTGCCGCCGGAACGGATCTTCCCGGGATACATTCTTGATGTTTACGAGGGTGATGCCTGCGTGATGGTCTGGTCTGGCAACGGACCGGCGATTGAGCCCGGTGACCGGGGCAATATCACTGGTGCCGGCTTCGGGTTCTTTAATGCGATCAACGAACCGCGCGAAAAGTATTTCTTTGTCGGAGCACCGATTGCCACCCGGCGCTGTCCGGACGGCAAGATTTTGCGGTCGAATATGCTCCAGCGGTTGAAATCTCGAATATGACTGGGGAATAATTTACCAGCAAAAGGGGAAATTTTTACCATCCAACCTGCAACTGTTGACCAGCGAAGCTGATTTAATATAATCTTCATCGGCATTTTAATTAATGCCGGTTAAATAAAAGGTAAATACAATAAAATAAAAAAGGAGGATTAACCAATGTCGCACGCAGGCGTTCAGGAGTTCATGGAATACATTAGGAAAAAGAACCCGGGTGAGCCTGAATTTCATCAGGCAGTGGAAGAGGTCGTAACCTCACTCTGGGATTTTCTCGATAAGAATCCGAAGTACCGTAAGGCAAAGATTCTTGAACGGATTTGTGAACCCGAACGGGTGATAATTTTCCGGGTGCCCTGGGTTGATGACAAAGGGGAGATTCAGGTAAACCGTGGTTACCGGGTGGAGATGAATTCCGCCATCGGTCCCTACAAGGGCGGTCTGCGTTTTCACCCGACAGTATATCTCGGATTACTGAAGTTCCTTGCCTTTGAGCAGGTGTTTAAGAATTCCCTCACGACACTGCCGATGGGGGGCGGTAAAGGTGGTTCGGACTTTGACCCCAAGGGCAAGTCGGATAATGAGGTGATGCATTTCTGCCAGAGCTTCATGAATGAGCTTTTCCGGCATATCGGCCCCGATACCGATGTTCCGGCTGGAGATATCGGTGTCGGTACTCGGGAAATCGGCTATCTTTTTGGCCAGTACAAGCGGCTGCGCAACGAGTTTACCGGTGTGCTGACCGGAAAGGGATTGAATTGGGGTGGCAGTCTGATCCGGCCCGAGGCGACCGGCTATGGTGCGGTATACTTTGCCGCCGAAATGCTGGCAACCCGTGGCGAGACCCTGGCGGGGAAAATCTGTCTGGTATCCGGTTCCGGTAATGTTGCCCAGTATACTGTCGAGAAGCTCCTGCAGCTGGGAGCAAAGCCGGTAACGCTTTCTGATTCCAATGGCTATATCTATGATGAGGCGGGAATTACTCAGGAGAAGCTGGAGTTTGTCAAGGAATTGAAAAATGTCCGCCGCGGAAGAATCAAGGAGTACGCAGAGCGGTTCAAGGGTGTAGTATATACTCCGGTAGATCCGAAACTGGATTACAATCCGCTCTGGAACCACAAGGCGCACTGCGCATTTCCGAGTGCTACCCAGAACGAAATTAACGGCAAGGATGCTCAGAATCTGATCCGGAACGGTGTCTATCTGGTGGCTGAGGGTGCGAATATGCCTTCCACGCCGGAGGCAATTGATGTCTTTCTGGAGCACAAGATTCTTTACGGTCCGGGGAAGGCAGCGAATGCAGGTGGTGTTGCTACTTCCGGACTGGAAATGTCGCAGAACAGTCTGCGACTTTCCTGGAGCCGTGAAGAGGTCGATCGGCGCCTGCAGGGGATCATGAAGGCGATTCACGAGCAGTGTGTGATTTACGGCAAAGAAGGGAATTATGTGAATTATGTTCGCGGTGCGAACATCGCCGGCTTTATCAAAGTTGCCGATGCGATGCTTGATCAGGGAGTGGTTTAGAAGTAGCAGTTGATATTGACATAACCTGTAAACCGGTTAGAATATAAAGCGCTGGTAGCTCTCAGGGCATAGTCGGGGGCGAATGGCTTCGACGGAGTGCCTGAGGGGCTCAGGGGCATAGCGAGGCTCCTCTGTTGCCTCGTTAATACTAACAGAGGAACTACAGCTGCCAATAGCAGCTACGCACTGGCTGCCTAAAAAGGGCAGTCCCTGGACCGGCGAGTTTCACCCGGCGCCGGCTCCGGGTCTAATAGGGTGATCAAGACCGAACTTGTGTCTCAGGGGTTTGGTTGGATTACAAACTGAGGCTGGTCTGTCACCGCCTGTCAGTCGGCTAAGTGCCAGATGAGATGAAAATGACTGACTAACTATGTAGAACCTGGGCTCTGAACGCTTCGGACGCGGGTTCAATTCCCGCCGCCTCCATAACCGGAAACTTACAAATTGATGGTCAATCATTCACCGCGAACACCAAGACGACGGGGCTATAGCCGGAAACTTGCCGAAGAGTTTTGTGCGTTATCCCGACGGATCCTGCGGGAGGCGAATTCGGGTGTTGCCCGGGACGAATTTACGAGAATGGTATTGAGTGAGTTCATTGAGTTTTCTGGCTGCGATGAGGTGGAAATGCGGGTAAATGAAGGGTCGCGATATTATCGCGGAGTTTTAAAAACCGGACCGGATGGAAAATTCAAATTCAGACTGAAAACAAAGGAATGTTCGCAAGCGCAGGAGGTTTTTCTGGGAGACGAATCAGAAGATCCCGATGTTACGATGATGTTCCAGAAGCTGGCTACGGGCGACTGTGATCCAAAGCAGCCGGGGTTTACAACTAATGGAGCTTTTCTGATAACCGACTGTTCCCACCCTGTCCGATTCGAGGGCCGGGAGATAAATATCCGGACCATGTATCAGTCCTTGGCGATTTTGCCGTTTACTATTGCTGATAACAGTCACGGTCTGATAATTCTTAAGAGCTGTCAGCCCGGTTTTTTCCGGGAGCTGGAGGTCGAGTTTTATCAGGGTGTTGCTCAGAGTCTGGGAGTCGCTTTTGCCGACCGGCGTGCTCAGGCGGCCTTACGGGAGCGGGTTAAGGAACTTACCTGTCTTTACGAGCTGGACCGGGTTCTGAGCCGGGAGGAAGGGGAGCTCGGTGAAATCATGAGAGCAGCAGTGAAAAAGCTGCCCCCCGCCTGGCTGCATTCAGATATCGCCGCTGCCTGTATTGAACTGGATGGCATGAGGTATGAGACCCCCGGTTTTGAGAACGCTGTGCACCGGCAGTCGGCAGTCATCAGCGTTCATGGTATTCACCGGGGCAGAGTTGAAGTGGTTTACCGTGAACCCCGGCCAGTCTTGGATGAGGGCCCTTTCCTGAAGGAGGAGCGGAACCTGATTGAAGCGGTTGCGGGCGAGATCGGACGGTTTATTGAGCGCTGGGAAGCCAAACAGGAGAAAAAAAAGCTGGAACAGCAGCTGCGTCATGCCGACCGGCTGGCGACCATCGGTCAGCTGGCAGCAGGAATTGCCCACGAATTAAACGAGCCTTTAGCCAGCATTCTCGGTTTTTCCCAGTTGCTGCAGAAGATGCCGGATCTGCCGGAGCAGGCAGTAAGAGACCTCGAGCGGATTGTCAAGGCTACATTGCATGCCCGCGGAGTTATTAGTAAACTGATGTTTTTTGCCCGTCCGCGTCCGCCCCAGCAGATGTCCATCTCAGTGAATCAGCTGATTACTGAAAGCATGTATTTTGTCCAGAGCCGCTGTGCGAAGGCCGGGGTGCAGGTTGTATATGACCTCGCGCCTGATTTGCCGATGATTAATGCTGACCCGACTCAACTGCAGCAGGTAGTTATTAATCTTGCAGTGAATGCGATTCAAGCGATGCCTGGAGGGGGAACACTGACTCTGGCAACGAGGAAAAAAGATGGATTTATTGCGTTGATTGTTGAGGATACCGGTATCGGCATGAGTGAAGAGGTTAAGGCTCAGATATTCCTGCCCTTTTTCACGACAAAACCGGCTGGTGAGGGGACCGGTCTCGGACTGTCGGTTGTTCATGGTATTATCACTGCCCATGGCGGGCGAATAAATGTTGAATCTGTTCCTGGAAAAGGCAGCCGGTTTGAGGTGCTCCTGCCGCTTAACGGTCCCAGAGAGTCTCAGGAGGGTAGATGAGAAAAGATTACGAGGCGACGATACTCGTGGTCGATGACAATGTCGAAACGCTCGAAGTACTGGAACGCAATCTGAAAGCTGCCAATTATCAGGTCAAAACCGCTGTGAATGTTGCTGATGCGGTGAAGCTGCTGGAGAATGAGCAGTTTGATGTCGTGGTCACCGATATGAAAATGCCCGGGGCATCAGGATTGGATTTGATAAAATATGTGCGGGAAAATTTGAGTGATACCGAGGTGATGGTGATTACCGGTTATGCAACGGTGGAAAGTGCGGTTCAGGCGGTGAAGATTGGCGCTGAGGAGTATTTACCCAAGCCCTTCACCGACGAGGAACTGTTGAATGCGGTAAGAAGGGTGCTGGAAAAACTCAGAATGCGGCGGGCAGCTGAAGCTAGCAGAATTGCAATTCAGAAGGTTTATCCCGGGCTTCTGGGTGAATCGCCAGCGATGAAAAAAGTGTTCAATGCAATCGAGCGGGCAGCACAGGTATCGGCAACGGTGTTGATTACCGGCGAAAGCGGTACTGGCAAGGAGTTGGTGGCGCGAGCAATCCATTATGCGAGCAAGAGGGCATCAGCTCCGTTTGTGCCGGTTAACTGCGGTGGTATTCCCGAGACTCTGCTGGAGAGTGAGCTGTTCGGTTATGTTAAAGGGGCTTTTACCGGCGCCACTGAGACCCGTGCGGGATTTTTTCAGACCGCAGAAGGCGGCTCAATATTCCTGGATGAAATCAGCGAGACCAGTCCGTCGATGCAGGTAAAACTGCTGCGTGTGCTTCAGGATAAAGAGGTTAGGATGCTGGGAGACTCCCGCGCTTACCGGGTTGATGTGCGAATAATGGCAGCTACCAACAAGGATTTACTGGCGTTGGTTCAGAAGGGCGCGTTCCGTGAGGATCTGTTCTTCCGCCTGAATGTGCTGAATATTTCCGTTCCGCCGCTCCGGGAAAGGGGTGAGGATATCTTCCTGCTGGCACGCTACTTCGTTGAGAAGTTTGCCCGGGAGATGGGGCGTTCAGTCCCGCATTTTACAGATAAGGCACTTGATGCGTTGCGCCGTTACGAGTGGCCCGGTAATGTCCGGGAGCTGGAAAATCTGATTCAGCGGCTCCTAGTTATGGTTGATGGGGACAAGATCGATATCACCGATCTGCCATCACATATGCGGTTTTCAGTTGCTGCCAGAGTTGACCTGAGCCGGACTTTAAAGGAAGTAGAGTGTGAATATATCCTGCAGGTCCTTAAAAGCGTCGGCGGTAATTTAACCCGGGCTGCCCAGATTCTCGGGATTGACCGCAAAACCCTTAGAAATAAACTGAAAGGCAGCACGCCCGCATAAAATATTCAGACCGGGGAAAAATTACCCTGCGGGTATTTTTACCCCGAATTTGATTCTGAAATTAAACCATTGAAAATTTATTTTAATTCGAACCCGCATCGTTATCCCACTGTTAAATAATAGCTTACATCAATATGCGAATTTAACAATTTTCTGAGCGTCTCCGGCATACATCGTGCATATTAATAAAGTGCGATTATGGATTAAGCAGTGGAACTGAAACTTAAAAAAGGAGGAACAATTATGGCAGTATCCACTAAGGTTGCCAAAAAGGCTTTAAAAAAGAGGCAGTTAACAGCACAAAAAATCAGGAAGACTGAGGATGAGGTTCAAGGTTTATGTATAACCTGCAACCATGCAGTGGCATGTGTCTTTCGCCGGCACAACAGTAAACCGGTTCTGTTCTGCGAGGAGTTTGATTCCAGTGTGCCGACAGTTGAAGAGTCGATTACGGCAGAGTCGTATCCTACTGCGGAAGCGATCCGGGAATGGGAAGAGTTCAAGGGGTTATGTGTGAACTGTGAAAATCGCACCGATTGTGTGATTCGCAACCGCGAAATCGGTGTCTGGCACTGTGAAGAATATCGCTAAGGAGGACGGATGGCAGTAAGTACACGAAGTTCAGTCCGTATTAAACCGGTGTCAAAGCCGGTCACTCCCGAAAAGAAACGCCGCAGTGTTTATGAAGATGTAGTCAGTCAGTTCAACCGTGCGGCGGATATCATGAATCTCGATTCCGGCGTCCGGAAGATACTGGGAACGACCATGAACGAAGTGGTGGTCCATTTTCCCGTGAAGATGGATGACGGGCGGATTGAGGTGTTTACCGGTTATCGAGTCCAGCACAACAACGCACTTGGTCCGTTTAAGGGCGGATTGAGATACCATCCGGCAGTGGATATTGATGAGGTGCGGGCGCTGGCAACTTGGATGACCTGGAAATCGGCGATTGTCAATATTCCTTTTGGCGGTGCCAAGGGCGGGATCCAGCTGGATCCGACAAATTATTCCATGGCTGAGCTGGAGCGGATTACCCGGCGGTTCACCTATGCGCTGGGTAATACGATTGGTCCCGATTATGACATACCTGCACCCGATGTCAATACCAATCCCCAAATTATGGCGTGGATTCTTGATACCTATCAGTCGATGATGCCCGCCTTTGAGCGGCACCGCTGTCTGGGTGTCGTTACCGGCAAGCCGATTGAATCCGGTGGCAGTGTCGGTCGGGACAAGGCAACCGGTCAGGGTGTGGTTTTTCTGATCCGTGAGTGGGCAAAGGACCACAATTTTGATCTCAAGCAGGCGACCTATACCGTTCAGGGGTTTGGCAATGTCGGTTCGTGGTCAGCCCGGCTGATGAAACCGCTGGGAGCAAAACTGATTGCGGTTGAGGATGTTACCGGTGCGATTGGCAATCCGGACGGCATTGATCCGGAAGATTTGACCCGGTATGTGCTTGAGAACCGTGGTGTCAAGGGGTACCCGGGAGCAAAGCCGATTTCGCATATTGAATTTCTCCGCACCCGGGCTGACATCTTCATTCCCGCAGCGCTGGAAAATCAGATTACCGCAGAAACCGCGCCACTGCTTAATGTCCGGCTGGTGGCGGAAGGTGCTAACGGACCGACCGATCCGGATGGAGATGCAATCCTTGGCCAGCGGGGTATTGATGTGCTGCCCGATATTCTCTGCAATTCCGGTGGCGTGATCGTCAGTTACTTCGAATGGCTGCAGAATAAGCGGAGTGAATTCTGGGATCTTCAGGAGGTTGACTGCAAGCTGTACAAGAAGATTGTTGGGGGTTACCAGCGGGTAAAGGAGGCGGTCAGCAAGTACCGGGTTAACTGGCGGACCGCGGCGTATATCGTCGCGCTGGCACGACTGGAAAAGGTATACAAGGAAAGGGGTATTTTCCCGTAATACCCTTTGCCCGATCATTTTAGGGAACGGTGCGTCCGGGGTTTTCCCGGACGCACGCTTTTTGAGTCGGGTTGACTTGCGATTAGAATGTTATACAAGGAATAAATGCAGTTCTCGTGCCAGATTGTGTGTGCAGTTATGACTGGTGTGCTCCTTAATTGTGGCTCATTGTACACCACCCAGCCCCGTTTCAGCCGGGGTCGAGCGGTCGTCAGGAAGAGACCGGTTGCACCATCTGCACCGTCACCGGTAAGACATCCGATGGATGTCTACAAGGGCAGGCTTGCCTGGCCTGTGTCCGGAACGGTGATCTCCGGATTTGGCGTGCAGGTGGAGCCGAAATACGGCACCAGGGTGAAAAATTCCGGGATTGACATCAGCTGTGCGAAGGGCAGTCCGGTGCGGGCGGTCTGGGAAGGCACGGTCTCCTATGCGGATGTGTTCATGGGGCAGGGGCTGATGGTGATTTTAGAACATGGTGGCGGTTATTACACGGTTTACAGCCGGCTGAGTGAGATCAGGGTGAAGCCGGGGGCGAGAATAAAAAAGGGCGAAGTTCTGGGGTTTAGCGGTGAGGTACTGCATTTTGAGTTCCGGATCGGCGGCAAGGCGGTTGATCCCCAGGACTGGCTGGAAAAGAGGTAGGGGATGACAGTGGAGTTTTTTGGGGAGAGAATTATTGATTTAAATTTTTCACCGCCGAACTGCCTGATCAGCTATCTGGGTGCGGTGACTGCCCTCCTGCGCAACCGGGGAATCAAGTGTGATCTGACCGATGTTGCCGGGATGAGCGGTTATGCCTTTATCATCAATATCCATCCAGAGCTGCTGCCGACCGGACCGGTGGCATTTGACTGGGAGGTGCTGATCGAGGGGACGCGGGCACTGGGGATTGAGGTTGAGCTGGTAGCAGTGGCAAGGGGAGATAATGACGAAGCCAATTTTACCGAGCTGTTTCAGCGGGTACGCGAAGAGATTGAGGCGGGGCGTCCCTGTATTGTCTGGGGTGCGGGCGACGGACCCCAGTTTGGTCTGGTCACGGGTTACCGGCAGGATCGCTATGTTGTTACCGGTGCGAAAGGGAAG is a window from the candidate division WOR-3 bacterium genome containing:
- the sucD gene encoding succinate--CoA ligase subunit alpha; translation: MSILIDNNTRLLVQGITGRDGAFHTKMMREYGTQVVAGVTPGKAGQEVEGVPVFDSVEQAVRATGADASIIFVPAQFAGDALLEAVFAGVKLVVCVTEGVPTLDAIRAIAVARSRGVRIVGPNCPGVISPGKAKIGIMPATAFKPGVVGVVSRSGTLTYEIAANTGEFGQSTVVGIGGDPVIGTSFIDCLKLFQDDPETEAIVIVGEIGGSDEERAAEFVKSYVTKPVFGFIAGQTAPPDKRMGHAGAIISAGSGTAAEKIRAFQAAGIEVIYEPEELEERLKARL
- the sucC gene encoding ADP-forming succinate--CoA ligase subunit beta codes for the protein MKIHEYQAKEIFAAYTIPVPREKTAATPAEARTIAEELGLPVVLKAQVLVGGRGKAGGVKKAATPEEVETVAAGILNMSIRGLKVRRVLVSEAVAIQSEYYLGITIDRSVRAPVLLASAAGGVEIEEVAKTNPEKIIKTPIDPLLGLLPFQARNAGMMMLKDTKLAQQFTAIAQKLFRLFIDRDCSLVEINPLVLAGNGNLLALDAKINFDDNALFRHPENEALRDLSSEEPAEVEAKKAGLSYIKLSGNVGCVVNGAGLAMATMDLIKRYGGEPANFLDVGGSSSPDKMALAMRIILSDPNVKAILVNIFGGITRCDDIAQGLLLARQQADIRVPVIARLVGTNADRACSLLENSPILFATTMAEAVRLAVTKAKEGR
- the dnaN gene encoding DNA polymerase III subunit beta produces the protein MRCALNRELLTEALGTVVSIVPSRSTYPIFNNILLEIEQGRLAITGTDGDNVVRQEVKLEGKSENGSALVDGRRLTELVRMSNAETITLKTAETKIAFESGKMKAELVQLAPEQFPELPKLPQEIQFEFPLATLFEMYDICSFAVSRDDSRPVMTAINWEVGKSESRMVATDAIRLAFVSRKVKVPVKTKLLLVPKAVNILPRGEEKVQVYADQKMVGFRLENTILISRTIEGPYPDYERVIPKNMPAKAVVSREALVGALRRAMVMAHPVSKQISIEFTAKSMIIRARCEETGDSEEELDCSYKGDELTVGFNGGFLLDILNHIGTEELTIELSTPMSPVMLKPVSEEQNGEELFIMMPVRLD
- the gdhA gene encoding NADP-specific glutamate dehydrogenase; the protein is MSHAGVQEFMEYIRKKNPGEPEFHQAVEEVVTSLWDFLDKNPKYRKAKILERICEPERVIIFRVPWVDDKGEIQVNRGYRVEMNSAIGPYKGGLRFHPTVYLGLLKFLAFEQVFKNSLTTLPMGGGKGGSDFDPKGKSDNEVMHFCQSFMNELFRHIGPDTDVPAGDIGVGTREIGYLFGQYKRLRNEFTGVLTGKGLNWGGSLIRPEATGYGAVYFAAEMLATRGETLAGKICLVSGSGNVAQYTVEKLLQLGAKPVTLSDSNGYIYDEAGITQEKLEFVKELKNVRRGRIKEYAERFKGVVYTPVDPKLDYNPLWNHKAHCAFPSATQNEINGKDAQNLIRNGVYLVAEGANMPSTPEAIDVFLEHKILYGPGKAANAGGVATSGLEMSQNSLRLSWSREEVDRRLQGIMKAIHEQCVIYGKEGNYVNYVRGANIAGFIKVADAMLDQGVV
- a CDS encoding ATP-binding protein, with translation MVNHSPRTPRRRGYSRKLAEEFCALSRRILREANSGVARDEFTRMVLSEFIEFSGCDEVEMRVNEGSRYYRGVLKTGPDGKFKFRLKTKECSQAQEVFLGDESEDPDVTMMFQKLATGDCDPKQPGFTTNGAFLITDCSHPVRFEGREINIRTMYQSLAILPFTIADNSHGLIILKSCQPGFFRELEVEFYQGVAQSLGVAFADRRAQAALRERVKELTCLYELDRVLSREEGELGEIMRAAVKKLPPAWLHSDIAAACIELDGMRYETPGFENAVHRQSAVISVHGIHRGRVEVVYREPRPVLDEGPFLKEERNLIEAVAGEIGRFIERWEAKQEKKKLEQQLRHADRLATIGQLAAGIAHELNEPLASILGFSQLLQKMPDLPEQAVRDLERIVKATLHARGVISKLMFFARPRPPQQMSISVNQLITESMYFVQSRCAKAGVQVVYDLAPDLPMINADPTQLQQVVINLAVNAIQAMPGGGTLTLATRKKDGFIALIVEDTGIGMSEEVKAQIFLPFFTTKPAGEGTGLGLSVVHGIITAHGGRINVESVPGKGSRFEVLLPLNGPRESQEGR
- a CDS encoding sigma-54 dependent transcriptional regulator — protein: MRKDYEATILVVDDNVETLEVLERNLKAANYQVKTAVNVADAVKLLENEQFDVVVTDMKMPGASGLDLIKYVRENLSDTEVMVITGYATVESAVQAVKIGAEEYLPKPFTDEELLNAVRRVLEKLRMRRAAEASRIAIQKVYPGLLGESPAMKKVFNAIERAAQVSATVLITGESGTGKELVARAIHYASKRASAPFVPVNCGGIPETLLESELFGYVKGAFTGATETRAGFFQTAEGGSIFLDEISETSPSMQVKLLRVLQDKEVRMLGDSRAYRVDVRIMAATNKDLLALVQKGAFREDLFFRLNVLNISVPPLRERGEDIFLLARYFVEKFAREMGRSVPHFTDKALDALRRYEWPGNVRELENLIQRLLVMVDGDKIDITDLPSHMRFSVAARVDLSRTLKEVECEYILQVLKSVGGNLTRAAQILGIDRKTLRNKLKGSTPA
- a CDS encoding Glu/Leu/Phe/Val dehydrogenase, with protein sequence MAVSTRSSVRIKPVSKPVTPEKKRRSVYEDVVSQFNRAADIMNLDSGVRKILGTTMNEVVVHFPVKMDDGRIEVFTGYRVQHNNALGPFKGGLRYHPAVDIDEVRALATWMTWKSAIVNIPFGGAKGGIQLDPTNYSMAELERITRRFTYALGNTIGPDYDIPAPDVNTNPQIMAWILDTYQSMMPAFERHRCLGVVTGKPIESGGSVGRDKATGQGVVFLIREWAKDHNFDLKQATYTVQGFGNVGSWSARLMKPLGAKLIAVEDVTGAIGNPDGIDPEDLTRYVLENRGVKGYPGAKPISHIEFLRTRADIFIPAALENQITAETAPLLNVRLVAEGANGPTDPDGDAILGQRGIDVLPDILCNSGGVIVSYFEWLQNKRSEFWDLQEVDCKLYKKIVGGYQRVKEAVSKYRVNWRTAAYIVALARLEKVYKERGIFP
- a CDS encoding peptidoglycan DD-metalloendopeptidase family protein, with the translated sequence MQFSCQIVCAVMTGVLLNCGSLYTTQPRFSRGRAVVRKRPVAPSAPSPVRHPMDVYKGRLAWPVSGTVISGFGVQVEPKYGTRVKNSGIDISCAKGSPVRAVWEGTVSYADVFMGQGLMVILEHGGGYYTVYSRLSEIRVKPGARIKKGEVLGFSGEVLHFEFRIGGKAVDPQDWLEKR